In Schizosaccharomyces osmophilus chromosome 1, complete sequence, the genomic window CCAAAGAACTATTTAAGccattcaagaaaagagaaaccaaACCGCAATGGCAATGACTACGGATTTGTTGAGGCGCAAGCTGTCATCCAATTTTGGCCCTCTTTTGCTGCTTTCGCTTATATACCACTTTGCGCTAAACCATAGGTATTGTTATTTGTTAGTTTACAAAGTAGTTAGTTACCTCTGCCAAACAACATATTCTTCTAGCAGCAACAATTTAATTATATTTcatgaaatgaaatatgTCACAGGTGCCACAGGATGAATCTTACTTgtgagaataagtattcagtggaaaagatgtaagtaataacaattcataaaattgtatATTTGACTTATAAGTTGGATGCCTTTGTACTATAGAAAAATAGTaatagcttccagggatctgattcaccAAGTAAGTTGTATGAACgatttatttagctagatcagtcaaatcttccaatctgaagatttgccAGGtaatttacattttttataatttgtaATAAAGTCTTTGTCTAAgagtattttctttgtcttctttcaattctttgtttcaagagtttctttgtttattcattacTTTCATGAATCCTTATTGTTatacaataataatatcagaatattagtaatatcgtataccaGTTATGACAATGACAtattgaataaataataagaCTAAAGGATAAAATATTACAAATGGTAAACAatacaaagaaatttcGATACTAACAAATCGGACAGTCCTTCGAAACAGAAGTCTCTCAAAAAAGGACTCcttaattaaaaaacagATAAAATACGTTAActattttagaaaagatatattaACAATGAATCCACAGTCGAATTCTccagattggaagattcaACCGGTTTGGCTAAATAATTCGAGTCGTCGTTTATTTAGCTACTCAAGTAACTGGACCCTGCAAAAACGTATAGAACACATTTAGTGGATTACAATCTATACAATTACATACACTGGACAGCACTTGATATGCACTATAAGTATTATAAGGTTCCAGTGAGGAGAAAAGTAATTAAAAGGTTAAGCAAGACATTCAAGAGGTAATAGCATCAATTGTAACGCCAATACAGTCGCTGTTACCGTTACCTTTGCCGTAATAAATTTGATACACTTCGTTTGTATTAGTAATAGGACATGCGACAGGAAAAGTATTGTTCAAATGAAGCTCATATCCAACGGAAGAAATTTGTTTAGCCTCGAAACCTGATACAGGAAAACCAGaggattcaaaaaaaagagcacCGTTTTTGTCAAGGGAAGCATGCTCATTATTATAGAACAATTCAGAGTTTTTTAGTGTAAAGCTACCAGATCCGACACCGCTATCCGCATAAACATAGCCAAATTGACCTATAGTAAATGGATGTAGCTGAACATTTTGCTTATAGGGGTGAAGAGCCATAATACTAAATGTTTGATTAAGGGAATATGCCGACTCGGAAATTGAGGATACCAAAGTTAAACTGGCAATACCAAAAAGAGTAAGAAGAAGGACAGCAGACAAtgaaaacttcattttttattttttcatacaaTTACTAAAATCGGAAGACGAGAAACTTTATATGGTAGTTAAAATGGAGCTAAGGGAAAAAATTCCTTACCAAATATTTCTGGCAAGTTAAAAGGAAATCCTAGATCTTATATACCCGCTCCAGCAGAAGTTATTCGTCATAAAAGCGGGGAGGAAATCGTTGCCGTGATCATCCCTTGACTATACATACAAGGAGAAACTTGAAGGGTATCTAAACTATAGTCAATCATTTTCAAGTCTTACTCAGGTGAATCAGAGCGTAAAGTTTGATGAATTGTAAgtatcaaaataaaatgtgAGTTATTATGAAGCTTGCCAACCGACCGAATTAAAGCGTGAATCATTTCTTGGCAAGATTTTCACGCCGTAAAGGTAGGATTTTTCGCGTGAAATAATTACATTGGAAGGATTTAAAGgaattgcaaaaacaaccgtaaaatggtttttgttttacttcATAATTTAGGTGAAAATGAATCTAATTAACAAGGTCAGTTGTAACTTTAGTTCTAAAGATTTAGGTGGTAGTTGGCGATTTTATACAGTATCTTTGAATTTCAAGAATGAAGTTATAACCTTTACTCTTTCTATTGGCAACAAATGACGGTAAGTCCaaaccttttcttcttagaAACCCCAAGTGGGTAGTGAAACTACTCCCAAGTAGAAGTTTCCAATGTTAAAAACGATTataatcaaaataaaaaacggCGCGATGATCAGTGTATTTTCcatcttttgctttttgctttttactTGTTGCGTGCCTAGTAGTCGAAATTTACCAACTTTAGATTATTACCAGATAATCATATCATTCTATCatgaattttatgaatggaATTCCACTTATGACAAAATGCAATCGTATGGATGACAGGTTCATCAGGGTTTAATTACGTTTGATTGGTACTACTACTAGCATCTATGTAAAAACTACCTTTTGCATGTACGCTTTACTATATAGTTGGCGCTACTTGTAAGCTACGGAATTCCCATCCGTGGATTCATCTCACTAACAATAAGATCAGCAGTAACTTTTTTGGATTAAATTATTCATAGattatttttcatcaaaaatgCCAATGCTAAATTATCATGAAAACATAATGGTCGTAAACTTGTCAATCggtttgcttttgctccatcaaagtttttccaattcGGTCTCAGATTCAGTGAATGGCGATTTGCTTCTTGGAGCGAGATTGCTCTACCTTGGGCAGAAGAATACTCAAAATTCCATTGGAAAATTGAGCTTCAATACGATCGGAATCGATCCTGCTGGGGATAGAGATAGTTCGAGAGAAGGAACCAAAGCGACGCTCTGACCATTTGTGGTTTCCTCGATCTCCTTCGCTCTTGCGCTCATTCACGGATTTACCAGAAATGGTAAGCTTTCCTTCGTCGTAATGAACTTGAACGTCCTGCTTTTTGACACCAGGAAGTTCTACATCAACAGCAACCGTGTCTTTGCCTTCGTGAACATCAATGGCGGGTGACAAATCAACAGCACGATTCTGGCGTTGGACACGAGGAGAATAACTCAAAAAGTCAGAAAGACCGTCTTGAAATGGGTATAAATCGAAGAAAGGTTGAAGAGACATTGTAAACAGCGCTTGTTTTCACActtgaaaataaactataaaataattctcgttctttttttgtcaatgtTGTCGAATGGACCCTACTTCACTCCTATTTATACCTGAACACAACGATGGGTCGATCATTTCTTTCGAGTCCTAGTACTTTCTAGATGCTGCTGGCCTGGCCACTTGGCCACCACCGGGATTCCACGAATTTCCGTGCAATTCATTCATCTCTCTTGTcattttttagtttttttttcaatctgaataagaaaatagaattttcttttcttttcttttctttgaatccttttgtttactactACAGCTTCCCTCGTCATTCTCGATACCTCTAGAAAAATCATCtattcctcttttgtatgatgaaaagtaaCGAACGTTCTCGCATATTCCAACTTTATTCGTCcagctttccttttcctaggtggtggtggtggtggtggtggtCTAGCACAATGTGAATCAATAGAACAGGGAAAAACAGTTTGATTTCAATCCAAGTGTTGCACTTTACCAATTTTGtaatgaaacaaatcatTCTCCATTTAGCCATGAAAAATAACCAAAGATAGAGCCGAGTCGAATTGGATCTTAAAGGATAGCAGGCCAACACACAATGTTAAAGACAAAACTACAGCAAGACAAATTACTCCTGTTGTTTTTACAAAGCAAATCGatgtctacggccacacctaggcgaaaacaccagttcccgtccgatcactgcagttaagcgtctgagggcctcgttagtactatggttggagacaacatgggaatccggggtgctgtaggtttttttctttttctattccttctctttttattttatactCTCTTTTGGCACATTTTTAAGTCATATGGGATACAACGTGATGTTTCAAATTTTGTTGATGCAAACTAGTACTATCCATATGGTTGGTCCACTTCATTAGATTGGGTAGAGAGAGGAGCGTATTAACTATGAGAAGCGATGAatgtttttcttattttttatgaaatacAATTCActcttttcaataaaatttttttaggCAGACACTGGGCTTGTTTTCAACTTTTACAGGCATTCCgtgaaacaaaaaccacATACAACGAAACAGAGGTACTTGcctttttgatttccttATCTTATATTAGTTTCTTACAGCACTTATAAAACTTCTACTTCTACTTCTACTCAAACTCCTCCTCTCTCTTCCACCGGCTTTTTCgtgctttgtttacattttgtgtaaaacatttttttttagtatTTGTCACAGGATGAATCTCACTcgttatgagaataagtattcagtgAAAAAGATGTatgtaataacaattcaataaattgtatgtttgactTAAATTGGATGCTTTGGTACTACTTGAATTGAATAGCAATAGCTcccagggatctgattcactaacAAAGTGTTATGAACAATctatttagctagatcagtcaaatcttcctaTCTGAAGAGTTGAGCTCTCAATTAGAGGTATACATATATTTCTAGGATTAGTCAGCTTCTAGATAACTTTAGTTctaaatttataaaatttttaatcgcaaaaatgaacatttactttttgtaataacaAATTCGATAATACAATGTGTTTACTGTATCAaaatattagtaatatcgtataccaGTTATGACAAtaacttgtttttataCCAAGTGAGACTTTGCCAGTGACATTAGCTATGTACTATCAAATTATGAACTTATTTACGGTGCTAACCCTTCAATTCGTTACAAATCTGTATATGCATTTACCAAATACCAACTACCAACAACAAAGAATTCCGAAAAGTGAATTGATGCTCTGACTCTTTACATAAACCaggaaattttttatttttttatttatttaataaaatggGTGAAGAATCACAAATGCAAGGTGAAAATTTGTTAGCCCACGATGAGTATTTGTATACGAATGAATATGGTATCCCTCCTCCAAGACAGGAGAACGTTACGGAATTAAGTCGCTATTTAAATGATTTAAGAAATGCCCTCAAtgagaaaaattattttttccagAGGCATGAGTTGGAACAAAGCCTTGAACGAATTGCTTTACGAAACCGAGAAATGAATGTTCAAAACGAAGAGTATGAAAGAACTGTCATTCATTTTACAAATAATATGCGTGCACTTGAACAATTACGTGCGATCGAAAGCCGCTTGAACCACTACAGAAATGAAGAGGAAACAAATAACAGTCAACCTCCACAATGGTTtgtcaattttttaaatgatcCTAATGGTGGGTTCCTCTCTCTGAAACAGGGAGTAGGTTCCCTAAGGCAGGAAGTAGGTTCCCTAAGGCAGGAAGTAGGTTCCATAAGGCAGGAAGTGGTCTTAATGGAACAACGACAAAATTTGCGATTCGATGGAATAGATCAAAAGCTGAATAAACAGGAGTATCGATACTATAGATTGCACAACATTCAGATGAGGTCTTTAGGGAAATCGATTGATATTGTTCCATATTTAAATGGTCAATTACCGGACATTGATTTACCGCGAATTTATTCAATTGAAGATATAGAGAGGTTAACAAAAGACCAATGTACTAGGTATCTCAACGGTTACGGAATTCGATTTGGGCCGAACGAGACGATAAAGTTGAAAGAGCGTATTCGTGATGCCGTTGGGTTACACTCTGTTACAGATGCCGAGTTTCGTTTTTCTGCATTCTACTAAATTTCTATAGGGggtcttgctttttttgtaaaaaaaaaaaaaaaaaaaaaaaaaaaaaaaaaaaaaaaaaaagagcaactTTTACGAAGCTTTCATGTATAATGTCGATGTTGTGGTTTGAACGGAGCGTATTCAGTCACTCTTATGAAATACATAGCTTATTTCGTTAATATGACTGTTTAATTAATTGAGAAATCAATCATCTGCTATTAGTGAAAAAGAGCCTAGAACATTGACAAATTTAACAGTGCTTTGGTTAATATTATTCATATTCGAATATATTTATCTAATTAACTCTCTCCTTGCGGTACTTTTGTCGATGCTTCTATTCGTTCGCCTCACTTGTTGTAACATCAGAGATCTTTTGTATAGATAATTTAAGACAATGAACACTATAGCATCCAACAGTTACAAAATGAAGTTAATTGTTTGTAATCATAGTAAGAATTtcgtttactttttctttacagtAATTTTATCAATGAAGTAAAAGTAATCTTTACATTATCTGTACTTGAATACCATAAAGTCATGATACTCATCAAAAAACATATTATTGTAGATACcttattccttttgtttgaaaattgCTTTATGGTTAtaatgaatgaataaattaataaCAATCTTTGATTCGTTCATTGCTGAAGAACTTGCTCCCGTTCCTTCAAAGTGGCAGCAACGGCAGGACGCTCAACAAGACGTTGATGCCAAGCATAAGT contains:
- a CDS encoding cell surface glycoprotein, translated to MGEESQMQGENLLAHDEYLYTNEYGIPPPRQENVTELSRYLNDLRNALNEKNYFFQRHELEQSLERIALRNREMNVQNEEYERTVIHFTNNMRALEQLRAIESRLNHYRNEEETNNSQPPQWFVNFLNDPNGGFLSLKQGVGSLRQEVGSLRQEVGSIRQEVVLMEQRQNLRFDGIDQKLNKQEYRYYRLHNIQMRSLGKSIDIVPYLNGQLPDIDLPRIYSIEDIERLTKDQCTRYLNGYGIRFGPNETIKLKERIRDAVGLHSVTDAEFRFSAFY
- a CDS encoding But2 family protein, which encodes MKFSLSAVLLLTLFGIASLTLVSSISESAYSLNQTFSIMALHPYKQNVQLHPFTIGQFGYVYADSGVGSGSFTLKNSELFYNNEHASLDKNGALFFESSGFPVSGFEAKQISSVGYELHLNNTFPVACPITNTNEVYQIYYGKGNGNSDCIGVTIDAITS
- a CDS encoding hsp16-like protein gives rise to the protein MSLQPFFDLYPFQDGLSDFLSYSPRVQRQNRAVDLSPAIDVHEGKDTVAVDVELPGVKKQDVQVHYDEGKLTISGKSVNERKSEGDRGNHKWSERRFGSFSRTISIPSRIDSDRIEAQFSNGILSILLPKVEQSRSKKQIAIH